The genomic segment TGTTGTTTGATTCCCTTCTGAATTCCCACTTCCCATAAAATCTACTAGCATTGTACTAAAACCTAGTTTTAAAAACTCATTTGATTTATCAATCATTGAAGATTTTTCTCCTCCATACCCATGAAATAAAATTATTGTTCCTTTGGATTTTTCATTTTTAATTAACCAGCATTCTATTTCTTTATTACTTTTTAATTTTATAGTTTGATATTTTTGAGTTGGAACTTTTTTGTTCTGAGGTTTTGGATTATTTACTCCAAACAATAAAGTTTTTGCTTTTTCAAACGAAGAAAGTTTTTCTGGACTTTGAGTTTTTTGAGAATTTGATTCTGCAAAATGAGTAAATTTATAAGCATGAATAAATGCTATTGTATTTAGAGCAATAAAAAGGAATACAAATATTTTAAAATATTTGTTCTTAAATATTTTCATTTCTGTTCAATTAATTTTAAAGTATATTCCAACTGAGTGTCTGTATTTTGCATGAAATCTTTAAAATTTTGTTTGACTTCATGATCTGGAATAATACCTCTGCCGAAAATCTGATTTGACTTTTTAGGTACATCCTGATCCAGATTTACAATCGAAAATTGTGTTTTGATTTTTGTGTTTGGCAATTCATATTCGATAGGAGTGTGGCCGTTATGACCAAAATAACCTCCCATAGTTTCTTCTCCAATAACTATAGCATTTGTATTTCCGGCAACTAAAGAAGCAAAGAGAGAGCCGGCAGACGCAATTCTCGGACTTATTAATAAATAAATTTGTCCTTTAAAGTTTTTCGAATCTGGCTGAAGTAATTCGTTGAATTTTTCATTCTGCAAATATTTTCCATTTTCCAGTTTTGGAAATTCTTCTTTTAATTCCTCTTCAAAATCTTTTTTTTCTTCTTGTTTTTTCTGCGGCTCAGTTTCTTCATAAACCAAATATTCCGAAAAAGGAATTTCCTGAAAATTGACATAAGCCGATGCATTTTCCCGATACTGTTTTTGTGTGAGATACGAAAAAGTAACAATGTCATTCGGGTCAGTTCCGCCGCCGTTATTTCTTACATCAACGATTAAATACTTTATTTGATTGTTTTGAGAAAGGTTTTGAAAACAACTGTCCAGAAACTTTTTGTACGCCAGATGTTCCTTGTGTTTGGCATTTCGGCCAATAACAAAAGTATGAACAGAAAGTAAAGCTGTATTTTCTGAAATAATCCTAAATGAATATTTGTTTTTTGCTCTATTGTATTGCAGGCTGTCTATAGGAAGTGAATGCCTGTTTTTAAAATTCTCTTTTCGGATTTGATTTGAAACCGCAGAAATAGTCTTTTTTATTTTTTTGTTTTGATTTGCAAACGAATATTCTACTGTAAATTTCTTTTGAGGACCATATTCCAGTTCAAAATATCTGCCAAAAGAACCGTCAATTCCAATCGATTTCCCGGTTATATTGTAACCGTCTGTTGTGTAATATTTCTCAAAATCCTTTAGTATTTTATTAGTTTTAATGCCATTTACAGAATGAATTTCAGAACCTAACGGAATTTCATTATTTTGAAAATTAATAACGAGTTTGTTTTCAATGAGTTTTACAGGATAAGGAAAGAAAACATTTCCTGATGAATATTTTGTTTGAAAATCATCAGGAAGTGTAGTATCGTTATGCAGACTGCCTTCAAAATCGGTAATTTTTAAAATGATTTTGTAGAAATCCAACAACGTTTTGGGTTGTTTTACCTGAGTAAACGCCCAATTGTAAATGCTGTCAATCTGCTGTTTTGTTCTGTATTTATAAACTCCTGAATTAGCTTTTTCTCTTATCTCTCTAAAAATAGTAAGATCTTGTTTTAGCTTTTCAGCCGGAAACTTTTCATTTTGGGCAGTTAGAAAAAAGGGTAATAATAGAAAAAAAACTATTTTAGATTTGAGCATTTTAAAGTTTTTTAGAAATTAAAATTACTCAAAAAAACTTTAAATCAAGCCTTTAATTTTTGCATGCTGTAAAAGCAGAATAGTTTTAGCATCGGTTATTTCACCAGATTCAATCATAGCATAAGCTTCATCAAAAGTATATTCCAGAACTTCTATATTTTCCTGTTCAGCATCAAGTCCGCCGCCTTCACTTACTTTCATACTCTCATCGTATTCCCCAACAAATAAATATAGAATTTCGGTTACCGCTCCGGGCGACATATAAGTTTCTACAACTTTTTGAACTTTTTTAATTCTGTATCCCGTTTCTTCTTCGGTTTCGCGAATAATGGCGGTTTCAGGATTGTCTTTATCTAAAAGTCCGGCACAGACTTCTATCATCATTCCGGATTTATTTCCGTTTAAGAAAGTTGGAAGACGAAACTGACGTGTTAAAATAACGGTCTTTTTATTTGAATTATACAATAAGATTCCGGCGCCATTTCCGCGGTCATAAACCTCGCGTGTGTGAACTTCTGTTACACCGTTTTCTTTTTTATAATCAAAAGTAACTCTGTTTAGAATATACCAATTGTCTGATAATAACTTAGTTTCTTTAATTTTAACTTCTGGATTTTTCATAAGGGAAAAAATTGCATAAAAAAACGCTCTGATTATCAGAGCGTTTTAGATGTATTATTTTGTTATTGTTTGTTTTCTATCTGGTCCAACCGATACAATTTTGATTGGTACTTCGATTTCTTTTTCAATAAACTCAATATATTCTTTTAGCTCAATTGGCAATGAATCGTAAGTTGTCAAGCCAGTTAAATCTTGTTTCCATCCTTTAAACTCTTTGTAAACCGGAGTAACGTTTTCTGGTTCAATGTTGTAAGGGAAGTGAGAAATGTTTTGTCCTTTGTAGTTGTACTCAGTACAAACTTTTAAAGTTTCAAAACCAGAAAGTACATCACCTTTCATCATCATTAACTGAGTAACTCCATTTACCTGAACAGCATATTTAAGAGCAACTAAGTCTAACCATCCGCAACGTCTTTGTCTTCCTGTTACAGATCCAAACTCATTACCCACTCTTGCCATTGTAGCACCCACTTCGTCAAAAAGTTCAGTAGGGAAAGGTCCGCTTCCAACACGTGTAACGTAAGCTTTAAAAATTCCGTAAACTTCTTTGATTTTGTTAGGTGCAATTCCTAAACCTGTACAAGCTCCGGCAGCAGTAGTATTTGATGAAGTTACGAAAGGGTAAGTTCCGAAATCAACATCTAATAAAGATCCCTGAGCTCCTTCGCAAAGAATAGATTTTCCTGCTTTTTGAGCCTGGTGCATATATTCTTCACTGTCAATGAAATCTAATTTTTTCAATTCTTCGATAGCTTCGAAA from the Flavobacterium sp. genome contains:
- a CDS encoding S41 family peptidase — its product is MLKSKIVFFLLLPFFLTAQNEKFPAEKLKQDLTIFREIREKANSGVYKYRTKQQIDSIYNWAFTQVKQPKTLLDFYKIILKITDFEGSLHNDTTLPDDFQTKYSSGNVFFPYPVKLIENKLVINFQNNEIPLGSEIHSVNGIKTNKILKDFEKYYTTDGYNITGKSIGIDGSFGRYFELEYGPQKKFTVEYSFANQNKKIKKTISAVSNQIRKENFKNRHSLPIDSLQYNRAKNKYSFRIISENTALLSVHTFVIGRNAKHKEHLAYKKFLDSCFQNLSQNNQIKYLIVDVRNNGGGTDPNDIVTFSYLTQKQYRENASAYVNFQEIPFSEYLVYEETEPQKKQEEKKDFEEELKEEFPKLENGKYLQNEKFNELLQPDSKNFKGQIYLLISPRIASAGSLFASLVAGNTNAIVIGEETMGGYFGHNGHTPIEYELPNTKIKTQFSIVNLDQDVPKKSNQIFGRGIIPDHEVKQNFKDFMQNTDTQLEYTLKLIEQK
- a CDS encoding NUDIX domain-containing protein, with translation MKNPEVKIKETKLLSDNWYILNRVTFDYKKENGVTEVHTREVYDRGNGAGILLYNSNKKTVILTRQFRLPTFLNGNKSGMMIEVCAGLLDKDNPETAIIRETEEETGYRIKKVQKVVETYMSPGAVTEILYLFVGEYDESMKVSEGGGLDAEQENIEVLEYTFDEAYAMIESGEITDAKTILLLQHAKIKGLI
- a CDS encoding adenylosuccinate synthase; its protein translation is MTVDLLLGLQWGDEGKGKIVDVLTSNYDIIARFQGGPNAGHTLEFDGIKHVLRTIPSGIFHKNSVNIIGNGVVIDPVVFQKEIEGLEKFNLDIKSKLIISRKAHLILPTHRLLDAASEASKGKAKIGSTLKGIGPTYMDKTGRNGLRVGDIELEDFKDRYRALADKHEAMIAFYDVNIQYNLAELEKEFFEAIEELKKLDFIDSEEYMHQAQKAGKSILCEGAQGSLLDVDFGTYPFVTSSNTTAAGACTGLGIAPNKIKEVYGIFKAYVTRVGSGPFPTELFDEVGATMARVGNEFGSVTGRQRRCGWLDLVALKYAVQVNGVTQLMMMKGDVLSGFETLKVCTEYNYKGQNISHFPYNIEPENVTPVYKEFKGWKQDLTGLTTYDSLPIELKEYIEFIEKEIEVPIKIVSVGPDRKQTITK